Proteins from a genomic interval of Polaribacter sejongensis:
- a CDS encoding rhomboid family intramembrane serine protease, with amino-acid sequence MMNNINQAVLILIIANVLVSMKGFNDYSFLDKYKFQVGKVLSGEKIRTLTSGFLHVDWLHLGFNMYALYLFGDIVAQILGIPGFLVIYFGSLLSGSLYSLKYHKDEPYYSAVGASGAVSGIVYASILLYPAMELYLFFIPIPIPGYIFGVGYLLYSIYGMKKQLGNVGHSAHLGGAIGGFAITLLLNPSLFETNKILVIALGVPIILLLLFGDKLKSL; translated from the coding sequence ATGATGAACAATATAAATCAAGCAGTATTAATACTGATTATTGCCAATGTTTTGGTGTCTATGAAAGGGTTTAATGATTACTCTTTTTTAGATAAATATAAGTTTCAAGTAGGTAAAGTTTTATCTGGTGAAAAAATAAGAACCTTAACTTCTGGTTTTTTACATGTAGACTGGCTGCATTTAGGTTTTAATATGTATGCTTTATATCTTTTTGGAGATATTGTTGCTCAGATTCTAGGGATTCCAGGTTTTTTAGTAATCTATTTTGGAAGTTTATTATCAGGTAGTTTGTATTCACTTAAATATCATAAGGATGAACCTTATTATAGTGCTGTAGGAGCTTCTGGAGCCGTTTCTGGTATTGTGTATGCTTCGATACTTTTATATCCTGCAATGGAATTGTATTTGTTTTTTATTCCAATACCAATTCCTGGTTATATTTTTGGAGTTGGGTATTTATTGTATTCAATTTACGGAATGAAAAAGCAATTGGGTAACGTTGGGCATTCTGCACATTTAGGTGGAGCAATTGGAGGTTTTGCAATTACATTGTTGCTAAATCCGTCTTTATTTGAAACAAATAAGATTTTAGTAATAGCATTAGGTGTTCCAATTATACTATTATTACTTTTTGGTGATAAATTAAAAAGTTTATAA